The Tripterygium wilfordii isolate XIE 37 chromosome 5, ASM1340144v1, whole genome shotgun sequence DNA segment ggcataaatgataaattagGTCAATGCGTGACAACAAGAGTAATATTCTCAATTAACAACAAAACTTATGATCTTCTGAATTCATgctaaatcaaattcaaaatcttCTGAATAATATTCTCAATGAACAACGAATAACAACGAAACTCATGATCTTCTAAATTCAAgctaaatcaaattcaaaatcttCCGAATCCATACGATACGTCCTGAATTATAACCCAACCATTGGTGTTATcacattcaaaatttcaaatgatgGATTGGAGGTGTGGATTTGAGTTTTGGCCCAGTGGGCCTGCTCAATTTATTTATTCGAATGGACTTCAAGTATTTAGCCCAATATCTAATCCGTCAATTACCTATTGAGCACTCTATGTTTAGTGATTAATTGAATTACAGATTGAAAATCAATTCCAGACAAGCTgcatatttaatttaaaacctCATAGTAGCAAGGATAGAATTAACACATCCaaatagaaaaaaaacataGAGAGTGCAGTTCCTGACAAAAGGGGTAAGGGGGAGTAGTAGGGGAAAAAAGTCTTCCAAACCAACAGAGTTGAATTGCTGGCTGCTTTTCAGTACTCTTTATCTGAACGATTTCACCAAGTTAAGTGTTCTTCAGCTAATTTCCCTGTCGGAGCTTCCTCAACATTTCCACTACATTACATCAAAGTCCTGCAAATATGCTCTGCATACGATATCCAACCTGTATATAAATATCAAGGTGAGCAGACATAAAAAGTTGAGGCCCGATCCATGAAAGCAATAAAGCCTGAACCTGCAAAACTCGTGAAGTCCGTAAGATCACAACTACCAAAGAAAATTGACCAAGAATAACCTCTCCATATCTACCAGGAGACAGAAAAGGTGCTCCATCTCAATGAAAATTCCTCAACATTTCATGCAAACTAAGAGACAAGAATGCTAGTAACAAATTCACAATGGAAACAGCCTTTTTGCATGGTAAATTTTTTGTTAAAGTACCAACAAGGTGCAAACATAGACTACAAATAGGCTAAACTAAGCTAAGAGCCCCAAAATGATTGTTACAAGAAAGAGGGAGACAAAGCTGAAGCCaactaaaagaagaaaaattcgAAGGAAGCATCTCTGCCATAGGAAATTCACTAAAATTCCAACAATGAAGAATTTTCATAAGACAAAAAATTCCTATAGGATTAAATATTGGTGAAAAGACTggtgaaataatgtaatttaatAGTCGTAAAAGCACATATTCAAGGACCTACCATAGTACAATACAAAAGGCACCAATTTTGGGAGTTCTCTTTCCTTGGCTTCAATAGCCAATGAAACAGGTGAAGTATGCCCCTGAGGTAACCATTTTTACGAAGTGGACCACTATATATGCCTAATATGGTTTTTCACAAAGCAATAGATATCACCTATCAATTACCACaaataatttctaaaaaaaGACAACAATGAGGAAAACTCGCAGTCTACTAAGGAAAAGAAAGCATTATAGCAGCCAAATCCTAAATGCTTTCCCCTTAATTAAGGGAATGATGGAGAAATAAGAGGCATAAAACAGAGTTTTACTATCAATAACACGACAGTGGACCTGTACTCCACCTGCACAGTGGAAATCCCCAGTAAGCTATGCATTCTAAATGGGCTGTCTTAGCAAATTTAAAGATGTATCATCTTTAATTCCAGGAAAAACAAATTCCAGTATCAGTTCAGTAGAGGAATCAGGAACAAACCATAGAATTCTGATCATGCCAGTACGAGTATCGCAATGCTGCTATTGCTGCGTAGGATTATCAACAAAACCACCATTCCTTGCAAACTCGCTGCCATTCGGGTCATTATCATCGTAAGTATCGTCAATTTTATCAGCAGGTTCTGGTTGCTCCCTTTCCCTGTTCCATTGCTCAATCTTGGCCCTTCTTTCCTCACTATTCTCCCTAATTGGACTCCTATTCCTCCTTGCCCCAGGGCTTCTGCTTCGTCTACCCCTATGTCCTGGACTCCGGCTTCTTGGCCTCCTACCTTTCTCATGGTACCTATTATCTCTGTAATCATCTCTTCGACCATATCCACGGCCACCACGGCCACGGTCCATATAACCACGGTGCCTATGTGGACTATTGCTTCTACTACGAGACCTGCTGCGTCTTCGCCTGTTTCTCCCAAATAACTGTGTCCTCAGTTCCCTAAAAGCCACCAAAAAAGGAACTGCTTAAGCCACAGAATGATAAGAAATTATTCGGACATAACATAGGGTGTTGAGAAAAATCAGCTCACCTGCTAATCTTCTTCAGATGCATGAAGTTGCATAGGCCACCACGATTGCATACATTCTCCTCGTATTGTCTACATGTGGCTTCACGAAAATCTGTAACTGGAGAGAAGTCCACAATGATTGGACGCCCTACCCATTTAATAGGTGACAAAAATGTCAGTGTAACAGAAATGCATGACCAATGCTATAACTACAACTACTACTATTAGGAAGCACGATGAAAAAGTTTTGTAGCTAAAATCACACAAGATCATTGTCAACCTGTCATTACGGGAGCCTTACACAATGGCCAACCAACAACTATACAAGAAAGTACAAAATTTTCACTTCAAATATATAATCACAGCTGTTAAAGACAGAACATGTATGCTTCCATTGCATGGCTAGCCCAATGAAATTTATATAACTAATTTCAACTGAAGGAAACAATTTTTAAATTAAAGCAAGAACTTTGCCCAAACTTCACGGGCAATAAAATCTAGTTCGAAATGGAGCCAGGAGAATTAAAACCCATGTTTGTGACTAATGAAATGGGAGGGAATTCAAATAGGGAAAGAGTGAACGAGGTCAATAGTAACCCCTACTATAATTCATCACTGCCAGCCTCAAAGAAGATTTCTTCCATTAACatttaaaaatcaaaaggaaaagaacatAGTGTTGTGTCTTGAGTTTCTACAGCCTCCACATACTTGAAATTTTCCATAAAACTAGTCAAGAATAAAGACATGGACTGATGAAAGTTAAAGCAACAGCACATAAAGTTTAGAGACTTCAAATAGGAGATGCCCAGTAAAGAGAGAAACTATGAAAGACACCGATGGAACTCCCAAGAAATTGGACAGGACACACAAGGAGTGGCGGAGTGTGTAACTCTATATCAAAGCGAAAGAAGGATTAGAACCACGTAATGAAACTCCAAACTAGCTTTGACAGCAAATTAATCTAGCAGGCCTAAATATTTGGCACTCGCTAATCTATCATCCAACAACAAGCAGCTTGTCTGAgggaaaataatattaaaaaccaAACAATTACCTGCATAGAACCTTCCACTCAAATTTTGAAGAGCGCTTGCAGCATGGTCTTCCTCACGAAACTGGACATAAACATTCCCAACCTTCTCAAGCAGAAACATAAACAACACAATTAGTgagagataaaaaataaaaataaaaaaaactgtaaattaggtttaaaatttataaacaaaTTCTAGTACCATGTGGTCAGACAAATTATCACAGATGTTCAAACTCTCAATGTCACCATACTTTCTCAGCTCCTCAAACAAATCCTCATAGAAATCCTGTacccaaataatcaaaaagagttgaaaaatagtttaataaaatcaggggaaaaaaaaagaacaaacacgTGTATGAGCTTAGATCCGGTGCTAGGGTTAGGGACTGGACCTCGAAGTGATCCTGGATCTTGCGGGGATCGAGGTTGGTCTGTGCCTGGGGATCGATTGTGCCAGATGCAAGCATATCGGGACGCTGATACATGTTGGAGAGGAGAAGGGTGGGGCTGATGGTAGGTTTCGTGTGAAGCCGTGAGCAGCGATCGCCATGCCTGCAGGCCCCGATCTTGAAGTAGAAAGGGCAATTGACTCTGTCCTTCTCTGTACCGAATATAGATGCCAAGTGTTCCGCCATGGATTCTCTTTTGCCTTGCCGTCACCGACTGACTGGATTAGATCAAATCTAGGGTTTTGTAATAATTATATAGTTCAGAAGTAGTAGAGGTAAGCCTGGTTTATGATTTATAATCCATATCGAAGTGGATGACCAGTGTAGTTTGATGAGCCCAAAACCAgcgtattttatttttgggctCGGCCAGAGTTTTTCCAGATTTTGGGCCAATTGAATTTGTAATGGGCTCTGCTTGAGTTCTGGAAAAGCAAAATAGACAATTTTATAATTGGGGCCAGGTGCCATTTTTGGTTTGGGGGTGCCGGGTAACTGCCATAAGAGTAACCACAAtagtgtagttttgttgtgatcAATAAAATGCATTGGAGAATATGTTTTGTTGATCTATTTAAGTATTTTGATGATCTGGTTgggtcaacaaaatatattgatacaataatgtaaatttgttggcttTATCAAATATTACTTTTTGTGCATTCATGCCCCCTTAAAATacaaccattgcaattgctctaataAGGTCCCGTTGTAATCCCCCTTTTAGAcatcaaaattttttattttttttaaatcataaatTTGTTGTATTGATCATAACGAATCCGACAATATCTTTTTTAtccgaaataaaaatcaattcaTCGCGATCAAacatattgaatattttgagtttatatccgacggtttaaaattgtcattttttttatattgaatttgatttttgtttcgcaCAAAGattatatcgttggattcgttaagataaatattatacatttgtctttttaaaataaaagtaaaaatttTTGGTGATTAAATATTAGTGGTCAtattaattatgtttttaaCTTCAAATTACGTAATTCTCGATTCATGACCCTTATTTTATCCCCATCCATGATTATAATTTATAGACACACAAGTATGATCCTCTTAGAGTAGAAAATAAATAACTAGTAAGTTGTGACTCTTCAACCTCTCTCTCGTTTCAAAATTCATACAACTTCTCAAAACTCCTCTGGATCTGtttggaggaggaggtggagatccATGTTCTCCACTTCTTCCTCCTCTATTACTGTTTCTGATCTCTTTCTTTATGcacttttttcatgttttgagttTGAATAAGGTTTGATTCTAGTGTATTCcgattatatatatttgaatcatATGACTCCCAAATTTGAGAGAGATCGACTTCTAAAGGAGAAGTCAAGATCCTTGATCTAGAACCATgatatagtttgtttgattatttattttctgtttaaTTTATATAACCCAACATAGTACGGTGTTGTCGGATACTCTCAACGATGaccattatttttatttttttatttaattctctTGTAATTCAACTAAATGGTGATTCGAGTGTTTAGGACCTCAAATTCTCTTACCCTTTGGATAAATGAATACAATCCAGCTCATAACATTTTTCAAAAAGTAGGAACTTAACTTAGGTAAAAATAATTGGGGTCTTAAACATTGTTCTTATGTAAACCATAATCATCCAACCCTGTAATATCGCACTAACAAAATTGGCAAATCCTGTTTATGGCGGCCTAGCATTCCAAACATTTTCATCCTGTTTATGATGGTATTCCACTTCACAATAATCACACTAAGCAAAATATTTTGTCACAAATGAGTCCAGTTAAATCGACAACCCCCTATCATGGCATCATTGTTCCAACCTCTCTACTCTACTGCCTCATCCCAAACAGAACAGAATAGTAAGCTCAACAAAGGAAACTATTGATAAAATGTTCTTGAAGAGTCTTACAATGCTATTCTAACTCCCAGaatacaaaatttattattgaaaAGTTGTATTGGGTAAGAACCCTATTTAGGCAAAAAGGAATCCCAACCTGCACACAAAGTCCGGCAAATATGCTGTGGCATAGGACATCCAACCTGTATACAAATATCAAGGTGAGCTGACATAAAAGGTCGAGGCCCGATCCATGAAGGTAATAAATCCTGAACCTGCAAAACTCGCAAAGTCCACAAGATCAAAACTACCAAAGGAaattgacaaaaagaaaaagaaaattataaattcCTGTGACTTCATTCATCCTCGCTGCCCTCGTCATGAACACATGAAAATATGAGTTCGTAAAGCCTCTCCATCTCTGCTGGGAAAAGCTGTATAATACTATAATCTTTaattccagaaaaaaaaaatattccagTATCAGTTCAATAAAAGAATCAGAAATGGACCATAGAATTCTGATCATGCCGGTAGATGTACAGCAACACCACTATTGCTGCGGAGGATTATCAACAAAACCCCCATTCATTGCAAATTCGCTGCCATTCGCGTCATTGTCATCGTAAGTACTATCAATTTGATCAGCAGATTCTGGTTGCTCCGTTTCCCTGTTCCATTAAAGCCACGAAAAAAGGAACTGCTTAAGCCACCAAGCCACCAAATGAAAACAAATGATCAGACGTAACATATGGTGCTGAGAAAAATCAGCTCACCTGCTAACTTTCTTCAGATGGATAAGTTGCAGTAGCCACCACGACTGCATGCGTTCTCCTCATATTTTCTACACATAGCTTCATGAAAATCCGTAATTGGAGAGAAGTCTACAATGATTGGACGCCCTACCCATTTAATAGGTGACAAAAATGTCAGTGCAAGAGAAATGCATGACCAATGCTACAACTACAACTGCTACTATTAGGAAGCACGATGAAAAAGCTTGTGGCTAAAATCACACAAGATCATTATCAACCTGTCATTACGGGAGCCCACACAATGACCAACCAACAACTATAGAAGAAAGTACGAATTTTTCACTTCAAATATATAATCACAGCTGTTAAAGCTGTTAAAGACAGAAGATGTAATCTTCCATGGCATGCGTACCTCAATGAAATGTATTAAACAACTAATTAAGCCATGAGGAACATTTCAACAGAAGGCAACAATTTTTAAATTAAAGCAAGAACTTTGCCCACACTCCACGGGCATTGAAATCTAGCTCGAAATGGAGGCAGGCGAATTACAACCCATGTTTTTGACTGATGAAATGAGAGGGAGTTCAAATAGGGAAAGAGTGAGCGAAGTCGACAGTGATCCCAAATTCATCACTGACAAGCCTCAAAGAAGATTTCTTTCATTTTAACgtttaaaaatcaaaaagaaaagaacatggTGTCGTATCTTGAGTTCCTACATCCTCCACATACTTAAAATTTTCGATAAAACTAGTCAAGAATGAAGACATGAAAGTTACAGCAACAGCAAATATATTTTAGAGACTTCAAAAGAGAAACTATGAATAACACGGATGGAACTCACAAGAAATAGGACTGGACACACAAGGAGTGGCAGAGTGTGTAACTTTGTTAAATCTAAAGAAGGATAAGAACCACATAGCGAAACACCAAATTAATCTAGCTGGCCCAAATACTTTGGCAATCTCTTATCTATAAATTAATTGAAATAAGTCCCATCCACCAACAAGAAGCTTGCCTGAGGGAAAATTTTGATCAGTCAgagtgataaataaataatataaaaaaacaaaacaattacCTGCATAGAACCTTCCACTCAAATTTTGAAGAGCGTATGCAGCATGGTCTTCCTCACGAAACTGGACATAAACATTCCCAACCTTCTCACACAGAAacataaacaacaaaattaGTGAGAGATGAAAACTGTAAACTAGGTTTAAAATTCATAAACAAATTCTAGCAGGCAAAGAAAATACCATGTGGTCAGCCAAATTATCACAGATATTCAAACTCTCAATGTCACCATACTGGCTCAGCTCCTCAAACAAATCCTCATAGAAATCCTGTACCCAAGTAATCAAAAATAGTTGACAAATAGTTTAATAAAAtcaggggggggggggaacaaACATGTGTATGAGCTTAAGATCAGGGGCTAGGGTTACCTCGAAGTGATCCTGCATCTCGCGGGGGTCGAGGTTGCTCTGGGGATCGATTGTGCCAGAGGCGAGCATGTCGGGACGCTGATACATGTTGGAGAGAAGAAGGGTTGGGCTGATGGTAGGTTTCGTGTGAAGCCGTGTGCAGCGATCGCCATGCCTGCAGGCCCCGATCTTGAAGTAGAAAGGGCAGTTCACTCTGTCCTCTGTACCGAATATAGATACCAAGTGTTCCGCCATGGATTCTCTATTGCCTTGCCTTCACCGACTGACGGGATTAGATCAACTTAAGAGTTTTGACCGATTTTGATTTGTTCTATACAGTTTATATACTAGTAGTGGTAGTAGTAGAGGTAAACCCGGTCTCCTTATCGTAACTGGTTTAGATTTATTCTATCAAAGTTGATTAAGGACTGGTTATTTTTTGGTGGGATTGGCTGATTTACCCATTATACATTCTTTTCTTATATTAACATACGTTAATACAAATAAGCCCTATGCTTAGGTTaggtttggaaaaaaaatcggTTCCGACTTCGTTCCAAGTaagataacatatatatatatatttacagataacatcacatgtttacgaaatatttatctGTTTAAACCCGAATCCCGATTAAATTTCAAAAGTAATTAAATGATCAAAcccaaattgatttaaatttagATAAAAATCTAATCCGAATTAAGATCAGAACAAGTAAACTAAAGAAAAAATTATGTGTTTAGACCCGAACACAATtttaaaccaaataaaaattttgCTTCCAGATctaaatttcatacataactcaTTTTCAAACTTCATTTAATTTGAGTCGAACAAGTTCAATCATCCCGAACATGACATAATTTTACCAACCCTACTTACGCtcctattttatttttgggctCGCCCGAGTTTTTCTGGATTTTGGGCTAATCGGATTTGTATTGAGCTCTCCCTCGTCACAATCAGAGGAATAAGCTCAAC contains these protein-coding regions:
- the LOC119998472 gene encoding splicing factor U2af small subunit B-like — its product is MAEHLASIFGTEKDRVNCPFYFKIGACRHGDRCSRLHTKPTISPTLLLSNMYQRPDMLASGTIDPQAQTNLDPRKIQDHFEDFYEDLFEELRKYGDIESLNICDNLSDHMVGNVYVQFREEDHAASALQNLSGRFYAGRPIIVDFSPVTDFREATCRQYEENVCNRGGLCNFMHLKKISRELRTQLFGRNRRRRSRSRSRSNSPHRHRGYMDRGRGGRGYGRRDDYRDNRYHEKGRRPRSRSPGHRGRRSRSPGARRNRSPIRENSEERRAKIEQWNREREQPEPADKIDDTYDDNDPNGSEFARNGGFVDNPTQQ
- the LOC119998331 gene encoding splicing factor U2af small subunit B-like, with amino-acid sequence MAEHLVSIFGTEDRVNCPFYFKIGACRHGDRCTRLHTKPTISPTLLLSNMYQRPDMLASGTIDPQSNLDPREMQDHFEDFYEDLFEELSQYGDIESLNICDNLADHMVGNVYVQFREEDHAAYALQNLSGRFYAGRPIIVDFSPITDFHEAMCRKYEENACSRGGYCNLSI